From Camelus dromedarius isolate mCamDro1 chromosome 2, mCamDro1.pat, whole genome shotgun sequence, one genomic window encodes:
- the CLDN8 gene encoding claudin-8: protein MATYALQIAGLVLGGVGMVGTVAVTVMPQWRVSAFIGSNIVVFENLWEGLWMSCMRHANIRMQCKIYDSLLALSPDLQASRGLMCAASVLAFLAFMTAILGMKCTRCTGDDEKVKGHILLTAGAIFIVTGFVVLVPVSWVANSIIRDFYNPIVDAAQKRELGEALYIGWTTALVLIAGGALFCCVSCSNAKSHSYRYSIPSHRTTQKSYHMEKKSPSVYSKSQYV, encoded by the coding sequence ATGGCTACCTATGCCCTGCAAATCGCTGGACTGGTGCTTGGTGGTGTTGGAATGGTGGGCACAGTGGCTGTCACCGTCATGCCTCAGTGGAGAGTGTCTGCTTTCATTGGAAGCAACATTGTGGTTTTTGAAAACCTCTGGGAAGGACTGTGGATGAGTTGCATGAGGCACGCTAACATCAGAATGCAGTGCAAAATCTACGATTCCCTGCTGGCTCTGTCTCCAGACCTACAGGCATCCAGAGGACTGATGTGTGCTGCTTCCGTGCTGGCCTTCCTGGCTTTCATGACGGCCATCCTCGGCATGAAGTGCACCAGGTGCACTGGGGACGACGAGAAAGTGAAGGGTCACATCCTTCTAACGGCTGGAGCCATCTTCATCGTCACTGGCTTTGTGGTGCTCGTCCCTGTGAGCTGGGTTGCCAATTCCATCATCAGAGATTTCTACAACCCGATAGTGGATGCTGCCCAGAAACGTGAGCTTGGAGAAGCTCTCTACATCGGCTGGACCACGGCGCTGGTGCTGATTGCAGGAGGGGCGCTGTTCTGTTGTGTTTCTTGCAGCAATGCCAAGAGCCATAGCTACAGGTACTCCATACCTTCCCACCGAACAACCCAGAAAAGCTATCACATGGAGAAGAAGTCACCGAGTGTGTACTCCAAAAGTCAGTATGTGtag